Proteins encoded by one window of Salarias fasciatus chromosome 1, fSalaFa1.1, whole genome shotgun sequence:
- the LOC115392855 gene encoding protein mono-ADP-ribosyltransferase PARP6 isoform X1 produces MDIKGQCWTDEESDGENESEQFLYGIQCCLLQGSCAADLYRHPQLDADIEAVKDIYTDSAVSVREYGTIDDVDIDLHINIGFLDEEVATAWKVIRTEPIILRLRFSLSQYLDGPEPSVEVFQPSNKEGFSLGLQLKKILSTFTSQQWKHLSNEFLKAQQEKRHSWFKAGGTIKKFRAGLSIFSPIPKSPSFPLIQDTVLKGKLSVPELRVTRLMNRSISCTMKNPKGELFSYPPNSQTVAVPAARAPAQITTRQLIELFFSSQAGGHCKNIPTLEYGFLVQIMKYSEQRIPTLNEYCVVCDEQHVFQNGSMLKPAVCTRELCVFSFYTLGVMSGAAEEVATGAEVVDLLVAMCRAALESPRKSIIFEPYPSVVDPNDPKTLAFNPKKKNYERLQKALDSVMSIREMTQGSYLEIKKQMDKLDPLAHPLLQWIISSNRSHIVKLPLSRQLKFMHTSHQFLLLSSPPAKEARFRTAKKLYGSTFAFHGSHIENWHSVLRNGLVNASYTKLQLHGAAYGKGIYLSPISSISFGYSGMGKGQHRMPTKDELVQRYNRMNTIPQSRPIQSRFLQSRNLNCIALCEVITSKDLQKHGNIWVCPVSDHVCTRFFFVYEDGQVGDANINTQEPKVQKEIMRVIGTQIYSS; encoded by the exons GACATCAAAGGCCAATGTTGGACAGACGAGGAGTCGGACGGGGAAAACGAATCGGAACAGTTCTTGTACGGCATTCAG TGCTGCTTGTTGCAGGGGAGCTGTGCGGCCGACCTGTACCGCCATCCTCAGCTGGATGCAGACATTGAAGCTGTAAAAGACATCTACACTGACAGTGCCGTCTCTGTCAG GGAGTATGGAACTATTGATGACGTGGACATCGATCTTCATATTAACATCGGTTTCTTAGAT GAGGAGGTTGCAACAGCTTGGAAAGTTATCAGAACAGAGCCCATTATTCTGAGACTGCGCTTTTCTCTTTCCCAGTACCTCGATGGACCCG AGCCGTCAGTAGAAGTGTTCCAGCCCTCCAATAAAGAAGGCTTCAGCCTGGGCTTGCAACTGAAAAA GATCCTGAGCACATTCACCTCGCAGCAGTGGAAGCACCTCAGTAATGAGTTCCTCAAGGCCCAGCAGGAGAAGAGGCACAGCTGGTTCAAAGCCGGAGGAACCATCAAGAAGTTCCGCGCAGGGCTCAGCATCTTCTCCCCCATCCCTAA GTCTCCAAGTTTCCCCCTGATCCAAGACACGGTTTTGAAAGGGAAGCTCAGTGTGCCTGAGCTGAGAGTGACGCGCCTGATGAACCGTTCTATCTCGTGCACCATGAAGAACCCCAAAGGGGAGCTCTTCAGCTACCCGCCAAACAGTCAG ACTGTGGCTGTCCCGGCGGCCAGGGCCCCAGCGCAGATTACCACGAGGCAGCTGATTGAATTGTTTTTCTCATCCCAGGCGGGCGGACACTGCAAGAACATCCCCACCTTGGAGTACGGCTTCTTAGTGCAG ATAATGAAGTATTCAGAACAGAGGATTCCCACGCTGAACGAGTACTGCGTGGTCTGTGACGAACAGCACGTCTTCCAGAACGGATCCATGCTGAAG ccgGCTGTATGCACCAGGgagttgtgtgtgttctccttttACACTCTGGGTGTGATGTCCGGAGCGGCAGAGGAAGTGGCCACTGGAGCGGAG GTGGTGGATCTGCTGGTCGCGATGTGTCGAGCTGCTCTCGAGTCTCCTCGCAAGAGCATCATTTTTGAGCCCTACCCATCTGTTGTCGATCCCAATGACCCAAAAACTCTGGCCTTCAACCCAAAG aagaagaattATGAGAGACTGCAGAAAGCACTCGATAGTGTTATGTCCATCCGGGAGATGACACAG GGTTCGTATCTGGAGATTAAGAAACAGATGGACAAACTGGACCCTTTGGCCCATCCTCTGCTGCAATG gattaTATCCAGTAACAGGTCTCATATCGTCAAGCTGCCACTCAGTAGG CAACTGAAATTCATGCACACCTCCCACcagttcctgctgctcagcagcccCCCAGCCAAGGAAGCTCGTTTCCGCACTGCCAAAAAGCTCTACGGCAGCACCTTCGCCTTCCA TGGTTCCCATATAGAGAACTGGCACTCTGTTCTGAGAAATGGACTAGTCAATGCCTCTTATACCAAACTGCAG CTGCATGGGGCAGCATATGGAAAGGGCATCTATCTGAGCCCCATCTCCAGCATATCTTTTGGATACTCAG GAATGGGGAAAGGACAGCACCGCATGCCCACCAAAGATGAGCTAGTGCAGCGTTACAACCGCATGAACACCATACCACAG AGCCGTCCGATACAATCAAGGTTTCTTCAGAGTCGAAACTTGAACTGTATCGCTCTTTGCGAAG TTATAACATCAAAGGACCTGCAGAAACACGGTAACATCTGGGTGTGTCCTGTATCCGACCACGTCTGTACTCGCTTCTTCTTCGT GTATGAAGACGGCCAAGTAGGAGATGCCAACATCAACACCCAGGAGCCTAAGGTGCAGAAGGAGATCATGCGTGTGATTGGGACCCAGATCTACTCCAGCTAA
- the LOC115392855 gene encoding protein mono-ADP-ribosyltransferase PARP6 isoform X4, with amino-acid sequence MDIKGQCWTDEESDGENESEQFLYGIQCCLLQGSCAADLYRHPQLDADIEAVKDIYTDSAVSVREYGTIDDVDIDLHINIGFLDEEVATAWKVIRTEPIILRLRFSLSQYLDGPEPSVEVFQPSNKEGFSLGLQLKKILSTFTSQQWKHLSNEFLKAQQEKRHSWFKAGGTIKKFRAGLSIFSPIPKSPSFPLIQDTVLKGKLSVPELRVTRLMNRSISCTMKNPKGELFSYPPNSQAGGHCKNIPTLEYGFLVQIMKYSEQRIPTLNEYCVVCDEQHVFQNGSMLKPAVCTRELCVFSFYTLGVMSGAAEEVATGAEVVDLLVAMCRAALESPRKSIIFEPYPSVVDPNDPKTLAFNPKKKNYERLQKALDSVMSIREMTQGSYLEIKKQMDKLDPLAHPLLQWIISSNRSHIVKLPLSRQLKFMHTSHQFLLLSSPPAKEARFRTAKKLYGSTFAFHGSHIENWHSVLRNGLVNASYTKLQLHGAAYGKGIYLSPISSISFGYSGMGKGQHRMPTKDELVQRYNRMNTIPQSRPIQSRFLQSRNLNCIALCEVITSKDLQKHGNIWVCPVSDHVCTRFFFVYEDGQVGDANINTQEPKVQKEIMRVIGTQIYSS; translated from the exons GACATCAAAGGCCAATGTTGGACAGACGAGGAGTCGGACGGGGAAAACGAATCGGAACAGTTCTTGTACGGCATTCAG TGCTGCTTGTTGCAGGGGAGCTGTGCGGCCGACCTGTACCGCCATCCTCAGCTGGATGCAGACATTGAAGCTGTAAAAGACATCTACACTGACAGTGCCGTCTCTGTCAG GGAGTATGGAACTATTGATGACGTGGACATCGATCTTCATATTAACATCGGTTTCTTAGAT GAGGAGGTTGCAACAGCTTGGAAAGTTATCAGAACAGAGCCCATTATTCTGAGACTGCGCTTTTCTCTTTCCCAGTACCTCGATGGACCCG AGCCGTCAGTAGAAGTGTTCCAGCCCTCCAATAAAGAAGGCTTCAGCCTGGGCTTGCAACTGAAAAA GATCCTGAGCACATTCACCTCGCAGCAGTGGAAGCACCTCAGTAATGAGTTCCTCAAGGCCCAGCAGGAGAAGAGGCACAGCTGGTTCAAAGCCGGAGGAACCATCAAGAAGTTCCGCGCAGGGCTCAGCATCTTCTCCCCCATCCCTAA GTCTCCAAGTTTCCCCCTGATCCAAGACACGGTTTTGAAAGGGAAGCTCAGTGTGCCTGAGCTGAGAGTGACGCGCCTGATGAACCGTTCTATCTCGTGCACCATGAAGAACCCCAAAGGGGAGCTCTTCAGCTACCCGCCAAACAGTCAG GCGGGCGGACACTGCAAGAACATCCCCACCTTGGAGTACGGCTTCTTAGTGCAG ATAATGAAGTATTCAGAACAGAGGATTCCCACGCTGAACGAGTACTGCGTGGTCTGTGACGAACAGCACGTCTTCCAGAACGGATCCATGCTGAAG ccgGCTGTATGCACCAGGgagttgtgtgtgttctccttttACACTCTGGGTGTGATGTCCGGAGCGGCAGAGGAAGTGGCCACTGGAGCGGAG GTGGTGGATCTGCTGGTCGCGATGTGTCGAGCTGCTCTCGAGTCTCCTCGCAAGAGCATCATTTTTGAGCCCTACCCATCTGTTGTCGATCCCAATGACCCAAAAACTCTGGCCTTCAACCCAAAG aagaagaattATGAGAGACTGCAGAAAGCACTCGATAGTGTTATGTCCATCCGGGAGATGACACAG GGTTCGTATCTGGAGATTAAGAAACAGATGGACAAACTGGACCCTTTGGCCCATCCTCTGCTGCAATG gattaTATCCAGTAACAGGTCTCATATCGTCAAGCTGCCACTCAGTAGG CAACTGAAATTCATGCACACCTCCCACcagttcctgctgctcagcagcccCCCAGCCAAGGAAGCTCGTTTCCGCACTGCCAAAAAGCTCTACGGCAGCACCTTCGCCTTCCA TGGTTCCCATATAGAGAACTGGCACTCTGTTCTGAGAAATGGACTAGTCAATGCCTCTTATACCAAACTGCAG CTGCATGGGGCAGCATATGGAAAGGGCATCTATCTGAGCCCCATCTCCAGCATATCTTTTGGATACTCAG GAATGGGGAAAGGACAGCACCGCATGCCCACCAAAGATGAGCTAGTGCAGCGTTACAACCGCATGAACACCATACCACAG AGCCGTCCGATACAATCAAGGTTTCTTCAGAGTCGAAACTTGAACTGTATCGCTCTTTGCGAAG TTATAACATCAAAGGACCTGCAGAAACACGGTAACATCTGGGTGTGTCCTGTATCCGACCACGTCTGTACTCGCTTCTTCTTCGT GTATGAAGACGGCCAAGTAGGAGATGCCAACATCAACACCCAGGAGCCTAAGGTGCAGAAGGAGATCATGCGTGTGATTGGGACCCAGATCTACTCCAGCTAA
- the LOC115392855 gene encoding protein mono-ADP-ribosyltransferase PARP6 isoform X2 translates to MDIKGQCWTDEESDGENESEQFLYGIQCCLLQGSCAADLYRHPQLDADIEAVKDIYTDSAVSVREYGTIDDVDIDLHINIGFLDEEVATAWKVIRTEPIILRLRFSLSQYLDGPEPSVEVFQPSNKEGFSLGLQLKKILSTFTSQQWKHLSNEFLKAQQEKRHSWFKAGGTIKKFRAGLSIFSPIPKSPSFPLIQDTVLKGKLSVPELRVTRLMNRSISCTMKNPKGELFSYPPNSQTVAVPAARAPAQITTRQLIELFFSSQAGGHCKNIPTLEYGFLVQIMKYSEQRIPTLNEYCVVCDEQHVFQNGSMLKPAVCTRELCVFSFYTLGVMSGAAEEVATGAEVVDLLVAMCRAALESPRKSIIFEPYPSVVDPNDPKTLAFNPKKNYERLQKALDSVMSIREMTQGSYLEIKKQMDKLDPLAHPLLQWIISSNRSHIVKLPLSRQLKFMHTSHQFLLLSSPPAKEARFRTAKKLYGSTFAFHGSHIENWHSVLRNGLVNASYTKLQLHGAAYGKGIYLSPISSISFGYSGMGKGQHRMPTKDELVQRYNRMNTIPQSRPIQSRFLQSRNLNCIALCEVITSKDLQKHGNIWVCPVSDHVCTRFFFVYEDGQVGDANINTQEPKVQKEIMRVIGTQIYSS, encoded by the exons GACATCAAAGGCCAATGTTGGACAGACGAGGAGTCGGACGGGGAAAACGAATCGGAACAGTTCTTGTACGGCATTCAG TGCTGCTTGTTGCAGGGGAGCTGTGCGGCCGACCTGTACCGCCATCCTCAGCTGGATGCAGACATTGAAGCTGTAAAAGACATCTACACTGACAGTGCCGTCTCTGTCAG GGAGTATGGAACTATTGATGACGTGGACATCGATCTTCATATTAACATCGGTTTCTTAGAT GAGGAGGTTGCAACAGCTTGGAAAGTTATCAGAACAGAGCCCATTATTCTGAGACTGCGCTTTTCTCTTTCCCAGTACCTCGATGGACCCG AGCCGTCAGTAGAAGTGTTCCAGCCCTCCAATAAAGAAGGCTTCAGCCTGGGCTTGCAACTGAAAAA GATCCTGAGCACATTCACCTCGCAGCAGTGGAAGCACCTCAGTAATGAGTTCCTCAAGGCCCAGCAGGAGAAGAGGCACAGCTGGTTCAAAGCCGGAGGAACCATCAAGAAGTTCCGCGCAGGGCTCAGCATCTTCTCCCCCATCCCTAA GTCTCCAAGTTTCCCCCTGATCCAAGACACGGTTTTGAAAGGGAAGCTCAGTGTGCCTGAGCTGAGAGTGACGCGCCTGATGAACCGTTCTATCTCGTGCACCATGAAGAACCCCAAAGGGGAGCTCTTCAGCTACCCGCCAAACAGTCAG ACTGTGGCTGTCCCGGCGGCCAGGGCCCCAGCGCAGATTACCACGAGGCAGCTGATTGAATTGTTTTTCTCATCCCAGGCGGGCGGACACTGCAAGAACATCCCCACCTTGGAGTACGGCTTCTTAGTGCAG ATAATGAAGTATTCAGAACAGAGGATTCCCACGCTGAACGAGTACTGCGTGGTCTGTGACGAACAGCACGTCTTCCAGAACGGATCCATGCTGAAG ccgGCTGTATGCACCAGGgagttgtgtgtgttctccttttACACTCTGGGTGTGATGTCCGGAGCGGCAGAGGAAGTGGCCACTGGAGCGGAG GTGGTGGATCTGCTGGTCGCGATGTGTCGAGCTGCTCTCGAGTCTCCTCGCAAGAGCATCATTTTTGAGCCCTACCCATCTGTTGTCGATCCCAATGACCCAAAAACTCTGGCCTTCAACCCAAAG aagaattATGAGAGACTGCAGAAAGCACTCGATAGTGTTATGTCCATCCGGGAGATGACACAG GGTTCGTATCTGGAGATTAAGAAACAGATGGACAAACTGGACCCTTTGGCCCATCCTCTGCTGCAATG gattaTATCCAGTAACAGGTCTCATATCGTCAAGCTGCCACTCAGTAGG CAACTGAAATTCATGCACACCTCCCACcagttcctgctgctcagcagcccCCCAGCCAAGGAAGCTCGTTTCCGCACTGCCAAAAAGCTCTACGGCAGCACCTTCGCCTTCCA TGGTTCCCATATAGAGAACTGGCACTCTGTTCTGAGAAATGGACTAGTCAATGCCTCTTATACCAAACTGCAG CTGCATGGGGCAGCATATGGAAAGGGCATCTATCTGAGCCCCATCTCCAGCATATCTTTTGGATACTCAG GAATGGGGAAAGGACAGCACCGCATGCCCACCAAAGATGAGCTAGTGCAGCGTTACAACCGCATGAACACCATACCACAG AGCCGTCCGATACAATCAAGGTTTCTTCAGAGTCGAAACTTGAACTGTATCGCTCTTTGCGAAG TTATAACATCAAAGGACCTGCAGAAACACGGTAACATCTGGGTGTGTCCTGTATCCGACCACGTCTGTACTCGCTTCTTCTTCGT GTATGAAGACGGCCAAGTAGGAGATGCCAACATCAACACCCAGGAGCCTAAGGTGCAGAAGGAGATCATGCGTGTGATTGGGACCCAGATCTACTCCAGCTAA
- the LOC115392855 gene encoding protein mono-ADP-ribosyltransferase PARP6 isoform X5 — protein MDIKGQCWTDEESDGENESEQFLYGIQGSCAADLYRHPQLDADIEAVKDIYTDSAVSVREYGTIDDVDIDLHINIGFLDEEVATAWKVIRTEPIILRLRFSLSQYLDGPEPSVEVFQPSNKEGFSLGLQLKKILSTFTSQQWKHLSNEFLKAQQEKRHSWFKAGGTIKKFRAGLSIFSPIPKSPSFPLIQDTVLKGKLSVPELRVTRLMNRSISCTMKNPKGELFSYPPNSQAGGHCKNIPTLEYGFLVQIMKYSEQRIPTLNEYCVVCDEQHVFQNGSMLKPAVCTRELCVFSFYTLGVMSGAAEEVATGAEVVDLLVAMCRAALESPRKSIIFEPYPSVVDPNDPKTLAFNPKKKNYERLQKALDSVMSIREMTQGSYLEIKKQMDKLDPLAHPLLQWIISSNRSHIVKLPLSRQLKFMHTSHQFLLLSSPPAKEARFRTAKKLYGSTFAFHGSHIENWHSVLRNGLVNASYTKLQLHGAAYGKGIYLSPISSISFGYSGMGKGQHRMPTKDELVQRYNRMNTIPQSRPIQSRFLQSRNLNCIALCEVITSKDLQKHGNIWVCPVSDHVCTRFFFVYEDGQVGDANINTQEPKVQKEIMRVIGTQIYSS, from the exons GACATCAAAGGCCAATGTTGGACAGACGAGGAGTCGGACGGGGAAAACGAATCGGAACAGTTCTTGTACGGCATTCAG GGGAGCTGTGCGGCCGACCTGTACCGCCATCCTCAGCTGGATGCAGACATTGAAGCTGTAAAAGACATCTACACTGACAGTGCCGTCTCTGTCAG GGAGTATGGAACTATTGATGACGTGGACATCGATCTTCATATTAACATCGGTTTCTTAGAT GAGGAGGTTGCAACAGCTTGGAAAGTTATCAGAACAGAGCCCATTATTCTGAGACTGCGCTTTTCTCTTTCCCAGTACCTCGATGGACCCG AGCCGTCAGTAGAAGTGTTCCAGCCCTCCAATAAAGAAGGCTTCAGCCTGGGCTTGCAACTGAAAAA GATCCTGAGCACATTCACCTCGCAGCAGTGGAAGCACCTCAGTAATGAGTTCCTCAAGGCCCAGCAGGAGAAGAGGCACAGCTGGTTCAAAGCCGGAGGAACCATCAAGAAGTTCCGCGCAGGGCTCAGCATCTTCTCCCCCATCCCTAA GTCTCCAAGTTTCCCCCTGATCCAAGACACGGTTTTGAAAGGGAAGCTCAGTGTGCCTGAGCTGAGAGTGACGCGCCTGATGAACCGTTCTATCTCGTGCACCATGAAGAACCCCAAAGGGGAGCTCTTCAGCTACCCGCCAAACAGTCAG GCGGGCGGACACTGCAAGAACATCCCCACCTTGGAGTACGGCTTCTTAGTGCAG ATAATGAAGTATTCAGAACAGAGGATTCCCACGCTGAACGAGTACTGCGTGGTCTGTGACGAACAGCACGTCTTCCAGAACGGATCCATGCTGAAG ccgGCTGTATGCACCAGGgagttgtgtgtgttctccttttACACTCTGGGTGTGATGTCCGGAGCGGCAGAGGAAGTGGCCACTGGAGCGGAG GTGGTGGATCTGCTGGTCGCGATGTGTCGAGCTGCTCTCGAGTCTCCTCGCAAGAGCATCATTTTTGAGCCCTACCCATCTGTTGTCGATCCCAATGACCCAAAAACTCTGGCCTTCAACCCAAAG aagaagaattATGAGAGACTGCAGAAAGCACTCGATAGTGTTATGTCCATCCGGGAGATGACACAG GGTTCGTATCTGGAGATTAAGAAACAGATGGACAAACTGGACCCTTTGGCCCATCCTCTGCTGCAATG gattaTATCCAGTAACAGGTCTCATATCGTCAAGCTGCCACTCAGTAGG CAACTGAAATTCATGCACACCTCCCACcagttcctgctgctcagcagcccCCCAGCCAAGGAAGCTCGTTTCCGCACTGCCAAAAAGCTCTACGGCAGCACCTTCGCCTTCCA TGGTTCCCATATAGAGAACTGGCACTCTGTTCTGAGAAATGGACTAGTCAATGCCTCTTATACCAAACTGCAG CTGCATGGGGCAGCATATGGAAAGGGCATCTATCTGAGCCCCATCTCCAGCATATCTTTTGGATACTCAG GAATGGGGAAAGGACAGCACCGCATGCCCACCAAAGATGAGCTAGTGCAGCGTTACAACCGCATGAACACCATACCACAG AGCCGTCCGATACAATCAAGGTTTCTTCAGAGTCGAAACTTGAACTGTATCGCTCTTTGCGAAG TTATAACATCAAAGGACCTGCAGAAACACGGTAACATCTGGGTGTGTCCTGTATCCGACCACGTCTGTACTCGCTTCTTCTTCGT GTATGAAGACGGCCAAGTAGGAGATGCCAACATCAACACCCAGGAGCCTAAGGTGCAGAAGGAGATCATGCGTGTGATTGGGACCCAGATCTACTCCAGCTAA
- the LOC115392855 gene encoding protein mono-ADP-ribosyltransferase PARP6 isoform X3: MDIKGQCWTDEESDGENESEQFLYGIQGSCAADLYRHPQLDADIEAVKDIYTDSAVSVREYGTIDDVDIDLHINIGFLDEEVATAWKVIRTEPIILRLRFSLSQYLDGPEPSVEVFQPSNKEGFSLGLQLKKILSTFTSQQWKHLSNEFLKAQQEKRHSWFKAGGTIKKFRAGLSIFSPIPKSPSFPLIQDTVLKGKLSVPELRVTRLMNRSISCTMKNPKGELFSYPPNSQTVAVPAARAPAQITTRQLIELFFSSQAGGHCKNIPTLEYGFLVQIMKYSEQRIPTLNEYCVVCDEQHVFQNGSMLKPAVCTRELCVFSFYTLGVMSGAAEEVATGAEVVDLLVAMCRAALESPRKSIIFEPYPSVVDPNDPKTLAFNPKKKNYERLQKALDSVMSIREMTQGSYLEIKKQMDKLDPLAHPLLQWIISSNRSHIVKLPLSRQLKFMHTSHQFLLLSSPPAKEARFRTAKKLYGSTFAFHGSHIENWHSVLRNGLVNASYTKLQLHGAAYGKGIYLSPISSISFGYSGMGKGQHRMPTKDELVQRYNRMNTIPQSRPIQSRFLQSRNLNCIALCEVITSKDLQKHGNIWVCPVSDHVCTRFFFVYEDGQVGDANINTQEPKVQKEIMRVIGTQIYSS; the protein is encoded by the exons GACATCAAAGGCCAATGTTGGACAGACGAGGAGTCGGACGGGGAAAACGAATCGGAACAGTTCTTGTACGGCATTCAG GGGAGCTGTGCGGCCGACCTGTACCGCCATCCTCAGCTGGATGCAGACATTGAAGCTGTAAAAGACATCTACACTGACAGTGCCGTCTCTGTCAG GGAGTATGGAACTATTGATGACGTGGACATCGATCTTCATATTAACATCGGTTTCTTAGAT GAGGAGGTTGCAACAGCTTGGAAAGTTATCAGAACAGAGCCCATTATTCTGAGACTGCGCTTTTCTCTTTCCCAGTACCTCGATGGACCCG AGCCGTCAGTAGAAGTGTTCCAGCCCTCCAATAAAGAAGGCTTCAGCCTGGGCTTGCAACTGAAAAA GATCCTGAGCACATTCACCTCGCAGCAGTGGAAGCACCTCAGTAATGAGTTCCTCAAGGCCCAGCAGGAGAAGAGGCACAGCTGGTTCAAAGCCGGAGGAACCATCAAGAAGTTCCGCGCAGGGCTCAGCATCTTCTCCCCCATCCCTAA GTCTCCAAGTTTCCCCCTGATCCAAGACACGGTTTTGAAAGGGAAGCTCAGTGTGCCTGAGCTGAGAGTGACGCGCCTGATGAACCGTTCTATCTCGTGCACCATGAAGAACCCCAAAGGGGAGCTCTTCAGCTACCCGCCAAACAGTCAG ACTGTGGCTGTCCCGGCGGCCAGGGCCCCAGCGCAGATTACCACGAGGCAGCTGATTGAATTGTTTTTCTCATCCCAGGCGGGCGGACACTGCAAGAACATCCCCACCTTGGAGTACGGCTTCTTAGTGCAG ATAATGAAGTATTCAGAACAGAGGATTCCCACGCTGAACGAGTACTGCGTGGTCTGTGACGAACAGCACGTCTTCCAGAACGGATCCATGCTGAAG ccgGCTGTATGCACCAGGgagttgtgtgtgttctccttttACACTCTGGGTGTGATGTCCGGAGCGGCAGAGGAAGTGGCCACTGGAGCGGAG GTGGTGGATCTGCTGGTCGCGATGTGTCGAGCTGCTCTCGAGTCTCCTCGCAAGAGCATCATTTTTGAGCCCTACCCATCTGTTGTCGATCCCAATGACCCAAAAACTCTGGCCTTCAACCCAAAG aagaagaattATGAGAGACTGCAGAAAGCACTCGATAGTGTTATGTCCATCCGGGAGATGACACAG GGTTCGTATCTGGAGATTAAGAAACAGATGGACAAACTGGACCCTTTGGCCCATCCTCTGCTGCAATG gattaTATCCAGTAACAGGTCTCATATCGTCAAGCTGCCACTCAGTAGG CAACTGAAATTCATGCACACCTCCCACcagttcctgctgctcagcagcccCCCAGCCAAGGAAGCTCGTTTCCGCACTGCCAAAAAGCTCTACGGCAGCACCTTCGCCTTCCA TGGTTCCCATATAGAGAACTGGCACTCTGTTCTGAGAAATGGACTAGTCAATGCCTCTTATACCAAACTGCAG CTGCATGGGGCAGCATATGGAAAGGGCATCTATCTGAGCCCCATCTCCAGCATATCTTTTGGATACTCAG GAATGGGGAAAGGACAGCACCGCATGCCCACCAAAGATGAGCTAGTGCAGCGTTACAACCGCATGAACACCATACCACAG AGCCGTCCGATACAATCAAGGTTTCTTCAGAGTCGAAACTTGAACTGTATCGCTCTTTGCGAAG TTATAACATCAAAGGACCTGCAGAAACACGGTAACATCTGGGTGTGTCCTGTATCCGACCACGTCTGTACTCGCTTCTTCTTCGT GTATGAAGACGGCCAAGTAGGAGATGCCAACATCAACACCCAGGAGCCTAAGGTGCAGAAGGAGATCATGCGTGTGATTGGGACCCAGATCTACTCCAGCTAA